Proteins co-encoded in one Eremothecium sinecaudum strain ATCC 58844 chromosome VI, complete sequence genomic window:
- the CVM1 gene encoding Cvm1p (Syntenic homolog of Ashbya gossypii AFL187C; Syntenic homolog of Saccharomyces cerevisiae YMR160W), translating to MALNDVFQRDGMEPNNHDKNADPQHESKKGWFSWFTSTNEPTNSGSADFDLNDELDDTDDDIISSKTQKDPGVFQNFLSWASVWNSKQPEDPILVKPVEYHKLTSKQIQLLEQEALQALSRGYESWCWHTEYLPDIGNNSGNWSLIEGELSIANTGSQRCQLPMKFYPISDRCENVIYVNNSLLLPGYSPNEYFHPMPWTTKAASVLKKYCNYAGESHLYLADEEQSSVNDKKLLVISITGALPERYEKLVLGKTCSSRNLSEQLAQSLKSERPKSITCISMHCPLDKKSVDVCVQECINLLCNWRTTFQEIDGLFVVGVYHSVPLAIKLIEAIIKNHSIFQVDKKSAIGLLSFNSCLGGYKFWDHSADVVLEEDASFQSYRERTLFQGATRLQKETLSKIKNYGRRDTEESISIEQSLDWLFHTCKNFKITMVSSMYDNCMTIAQKLAVEYVHPSIQRHIWCDCEHLGFDHQNLTANSAFANIDVLNPPLFKTDLEIPKERMFEILIIHNLLLLINLGYREFITMFQLISPFYISRSFNEHTFPPNLRKQVQNDQKNFITAAETRWKTTPLIGSAAIPEDVKSVRDLLEYLHYAKIKNLENLEVKSSIYDDNNIYRVFIRNTLQTAPLMEKQHLITSDHNVTPQSIFNGVNQYDLVWKLHECLGRLVTLRNIPEQHMLKLQLSISPDNHFLHDTRESLFKKNNKESLRRLDELWSSYCNWKPQTRGLRQLQEILSVLSLYNTADDLRKDVTR from the coding sequence ATGGCTCTAAATGATGTCTTCCAAAGAGACGGTATGGAACCTAATAATCATGATAAAAATGCTGACCCCCAACATGAAAGTAAAAAGGGCTGGTTTTCCTGGTTTACTTCTACCAATGAGCCAACGAATTCTGGGAGTGCAGATTTCGATTTAAATGACGAACTTGATGATACGGATGATGATATAATTTCATCTAAAACGCAAAAAGACCCTGGTGTGttccaaaattttttaaGTTGGGCTAGTGTTTGGAATTCTAAACAACCCGAGGATCCCATTCTGGTGAAACCGGTAGAATACCATAAATTGACATCTAAGCAGATTCAATTATTAGAACAAGAAGCGTTACAAGCTCTTTCAAGAGGTTATGAATCTTGGTGTTGGCATACCGAGTACTTACCTGACATAGGTAATAATTCTGGAAATTGGAGTCTTATAGAGGGAGAACTTAGTATTGCTAATACTGGATCGCAGAGATGTCAATTGCCAATGAAGTTTTATCCAATAAGTGACCGCTGCGAAAATGTTATCTATGTTAATAATTCTCTTCTTTTGCCTGGATATTCACCAAATGAGTATTTTCATCCTATGCCATGGACTACAAAAGCTGCTTCAGTTCTCAAGAAGTATTGTAATTATGCTGGGGAATCACATCTGTATCTAGCTGATGAGGAACAGAGTTCGGTAAATGATAAGAAACTGTTAGTAATTAGTATTACTGGTGCGTTACCGGAAAGGTATGAGAAGTTGGTCCTTGGGAAAACGTGTTCTTCAAGAAATCTGTCTGAACAACTTGCGCAGTCTTTAAAAAGTGAACGCCCCAAATCTATAACATGCATTTCTATGCACTGTCCACTAGACAAGAAATCTGTGGATGTGTGCGTTCAGGAATGTATCAACCTCCTTTGCAATTGGCGAACAACATTCCAAGAAATTGACGGCTTATTTGTTGTTGGCGTATACCATAGTGTTCCACTAGCCATTAAATTGATAGAAGCCATTATCAAAAATCATAGTATCTTCCAAGTGGATAAAAAATCTGCCATAGGCTTGCTATCATTTAATTCATGCCTTGGAGGCTACAAATTCTGGGATCACAGCGCAGACGTCGTGCTAGAAGAAGACGCTAGTTTCCAGTCATATAGGGAAAGGACTTTGTTTCAAGGCGCAACAAGATTACAAAAGGAGACTTTATCAAAAATTAAGAACTACGGTAGAAGGGATACCGAGGAATCAATAAGCATAGAACAATCTTTGGATTGGTTATTTCATACCTGcaaaaattttaaaataacTATGGTAAGTTCAATGTATGATAATTGTATGACTATTGCTCAAAAGTTAGCTGTTGAGTATGTGCATCCGAGTATACAGAGGCACATATGGTGTGATTGCGAACATCTAGGGTTTGATCATCAGAACCTGACAGCTAATAGTGCATTTGCAAATATAGACGTCCTGAATCCACCCTTATTTAAGACCGATCTAGAGATTCCAAAGGAGCGAATGTTCGAAATTTTAATCATACATAATTTGTTGCTTTTAATCAACCTTGGATACCGAGAATTTATCACAATGTTCCAGCTAATCAGTCCGTTTTATATATCGAGGTCTTTCAACGAACATACATTTCCCCCAAACCTAAGAAAACAAGTTCAAAACGATCAAAAGAATTTTATAACGGCTGCAGAAACCAGATGGAAGACCACACCTCTTATTGGGTCCGCTGCCATTCCAGAAGATGTTAAATCCGTACGTGATTTATTGGAATACTTACATTATGCGAAAATCAAGAACCTTGAAAACCTAGAGGTCAAGAGCTCTATTTATGACGATAATAACATATACAGGGTTTTTATTAGAAATACATTGCAGACTGCACCACTAATGGAAAAACAACACCTCATCACTTCTGACCATAATGTCACTCCCCAAAGTATATTTAATGGAGTTAATCAATATGATTTAGTTTGGAAGTTACATGAATGTCTCGGTCGATTGGTTACATTGAGGAATATACCCGAACAACATATGTTGAAGTTGCAACTTTCTATTTCTCCAGACAATCACTTTTTGCATGACACTCGAGAATCACTATTTAAGAAAAATAATAAAGAGTCGCTGCGACGTCTCGATGAACTGTGGTCTAGCTATTGTAACTGGAAGCCCCAGACAAGAGGTCTAAGACAACTACAAGAGATTCTAAGCGTTCTTTCTTTGTACAACACAGCAGATGACTTACGGAAGGATGTAACACGTTAA
- the DUN1 gene encoding serine/threonine protein kinase DUN1 (Syntenic homolog of Ashbya gossypii AFL188C; Syntenic homolog of Saccharomyces cerevisiae YDL101C (DUN1)): MKISLLGLPMISIGRSRSCDFTLSEPDISTVHCELRLVEVDIDCKRKKLFNIVDTSRNGTFVNGNRLVKKDYLLKNGDRLVLGKSCSFLFKYTTDNYGASPDSKIRPIEAKEKITNKTATNSKFLTPKAVSTIPSRGSFFDRFKLGKELGTGHYAVVREATDKVTGEIAAVKIFHPQMNDDMKKTNQFREETKILMSIHHVNIVKLIERYVEPVSRTQVQTYLVLEKVNDGELFDRIVRKTKLRQDETRALFKQLLTGLKYLHDQNIIHRDIKPENILLSIRRRIAANEEQLGPWDHHEIDITVKIADFGLAKFIGEMQFTNTLCGTPSYVASEVLSKEGYTSKVDLWSAGVLLYVCLCGFPPFSEQLAPPSMKEQILQGKYAFYSPYWDDIDDSALDLISKLLVVDPGKRFSVLDAINHPWFKAMPDSFSTKLQRLEITQGRLPITYSELSSLQK, encoded by the coding sequence atgaagatTTCATTACTAGGACTTCCTATGATTAGCATCGGCCGCAGTAGGTCGTGTGATTTTACACTCAGTGAACCTGATATTTCGACTGTCCATTGTGAACTCCGATTAGTTGAGGTAGATATTGATTGTAAACGAAAAAAATTATTCAATATAGTCGATACTAGTAGGAATGGCACATTCGTCAATGGTAATAGGCTGGTCAAGAAGGACTATTTACTTAAAAATGGCGATAGGCTAGTACTTGGGAAGAGCTGCTCATTTTTGTTTAAATACACAACAGATAACTATGGAGCATCTCCAGATTCAAAGATTAGACCCATCGAAGCTAAGGAAAAGATAACTAATAAAACTGCTACGAATTCTAAATTCTTGACTCCAAAGGCTGTTTCTACAATACCATCTAGGGGTTCATTTTTCGATAGATTTAAACTTGGGAAAGAGCTGGGTACAGGTCATTATGCAGTAGTCAGAGAAGCTACCGATAAAGTAACCGGGGAAATAGCTGCAGTGAAGATATTTCATCCTCAAATGAATGATGATATGAAGAAGACCAACCAATTTCGGGAGGAGACTAAGATCCTGATGAGTATTCATCATGTTAATATTGTTAAGCTGATAGAAAGGTATGTAGAGCCCGTGAGCAGGACTCAGGTACAGACCTATCTAGTTTTGGAAAAGGTTAATGATGGTGAATTATTTGATAGGATAGTGAGGAAAACGAAGCTGAGGCAAGATGAAACTCGCGCATTGTTTAAACAGCTGTTGACCGGACTGAAGTATTTGCATGATCAAAACATTATACACAGAGATATTAAACCAGAAAACATATTGTTAAGCATTCGTAGGAGAATTGCAGCTAATGAAGAACAGCTTGGGCCTTGGGACCATCACGAAATTGACATAACGGTGAAGATTGCAGATTTCGGGTTGGCGAAGTTTATTGGTGAAATGCAGTTTACCAACACCCTGTGCGGTACTCCTTCATACGTGGCCTCTGAAGTCTTGTCTAAAGAAGGCTACACCTCTAAGGTTGATCTATGGAGTGCTGGAGTCTTGCTGTATGTCTGTCTATGTGGATTTCCTCCCTTTAGCGAGCAATTGGCTCCCCCATCAATGAAAGAACAAATATTACAAGGAAAATATGCATTTTATTCTCCATATTGGGACGATATTGACGACTCGGCTCTAGATTTAATCTCCAAGTTACTAGTCGTTGATCCAGGGAAGCGTTTTTCAGTCCTTGATGCTATAAATCATCCATGGTTCAAGGCCATGCCGGATAGCTTCTCTACTAAACTACAAAGATTGGAGATCACCCAAGGCAGGCTGCCCATTACTTACTCTGAATTGTCAAGCCTTCAAAAATAA
- the HLJ1 gene encoding type I HSP40 co-chaperone HLJ1 (Syntenic homolog of Ashbya gossypii AFL190C; Syntenic homolog of Saccharomyces cerevisiae YMR161W (HLJ1)) codes for MSATEYTEEQEKITYAILNKDKSSFYELLQIDREASDGDIKKAYRKLAIKLHPDKNRHPRAAEAFKRINRAFEVLSDDSKRRIYDQLGYDPDDRAAAQESYRNGGHEGSSGYRNAPSDGMFFRNTGGAGDVPDDLFSFLFNSGAGGRQFGMGGPFDFGGGTTFTFGGPNGFKVYSGPGGRFQQHHAFGRVFRDQAAHFQRTDDANAAQEPIQHMLVILLVALVFLLLPSLGF; via the coding sequence ATGTCAGCTACCGAATACACCGAAGAACAGGAAAAGATAACTTACGCCATTCTTAATAAGGATAAAAGTTCTTTTTATGAGCTTTTACAGATAGATAGGGAAGCTAGCGATGGTGATATTAAAAAAGCTTACAGAAAGCTGGCTATAAAATTACATCCAGATAAAAATCGCCATCCAAGAGCAGCAGAAGCTTTCAAAAGAATCAATAGAGCTTTTGAGGTACTGTCGGATGATAGTAAACGCCGTATTTATGACCAGTTAGGGTATGATCCTGATGATCGTGCCGCTGCTCAGGAGTCATATAGGAATGGGGGACACGAAGGTTCTTCAGGATATAGGAATGCACCAAGTGATGGAATGTTCTTTAGAAATACCGGAGGAGCAGGGGATGTCCCAGACGACTTATTTTCGTTCTTATTTAACTCCGGTGCAGGTGGAAGGCAGTTTGGGATGGGCGGACCCTTTGATTTCGGAGGAGGAACAACCTTTACTTTTGGTGGTCCAAATGGGTTTAAGGTATACTCTGGCCCTGGAGGTCGTTTTCAACAACATCATGCATTTGGTAGGGTATTTCGTGATCAGGCAGCCCATTTCCAGCGCACAGATGATGCCAATGCTGCGCAGGAACCTATTCAGCACATGCTAGTAATATTACTAGTTGCTTTGGTATTTCTGCTGCTACCATCTCTAGGGTTCTGA
- the POL3 gene encoding DNA-directed DNA polymerase delta POL3 (Syntenic homolog of Ashbya gossypii AFL189W; Syntenic homolog of Saccharomyces cerevisiae YDL102W (POL3)), with product MTQALKRTGEIEGEHLEKKLKTQSFDHSAASQPVSTIEIIPTDRYTKRISPGYKSSHVPITKGKENPTEFEQELSFMEHDTASLQERNQQCMWSRELLPANFSASTHDIVFQQLEAEQATLSDDSNGRDAAIVRFFGVTENGNSVLCNVTGFKHYMYVPAPIGFDVKRDTIVLKNFLNEKFNGIVFSIDVMNKQSIWGYSGSNHLPYLKISVTDPAGINKVRTAFEQGHVNAKDAWYEGGTTTYDNIAYTLRLMIDCGIVGMSWLTLPKGKYKMVAEQNKVSTCQLEVSIDYKDLIAHPADINWSHSAPLRILSFDIECAGRVGVFPEAQIDPVIQIANVVSIAGSSRPFVRNVFTVNTCLPITGSQIFEHETEAEMLQAWRDFVVEVDPDVIIGYNTTNFDIPYLIDRAAALNVQNFPYFSRLPNTKQVVKDTVFSSKAYGTRESKSININGRLQLDLLQFVRREYQLRSYTLNSVSAHFLGEQKEDVHYSIIATLYKGDSETRRRLAVYCLKDAYLPLRLLEKLMALVNYTEMSRVTGVPFSYLITRGQQIKVISQLFRKCFQIDTIIPNMHTNPSDEQYQGATVIEPKRGYYDVPIATLDFNSLYPSIMMAHNLCYTTLCNKSTVDRLGLKLDEDYIITPNGDYFVTPKLKRGLLPIILEELISARKRAKADLKKETDSFKKDVLNGRQLALKISANSVYGFTGATVGKLPCLAISSSVTSFGREMIEMTKKAVEEKYCIKNGFKYDSVVVYGDTDSVMVKFGSSDLSEVMKYGAEAAAYVSSLFKHPINLEFEKAYFPYLLINKKRYAGLYWTRPDKYDKLDQKGLASVRRDSCPLVSIVMNKVLKMILIDRNVPGALEFVGNTIDEILQNKADISKLIISKTLAPSYTNSQPHAILAERMKKRDGVGPNVGDRVDYVVIGGNDKLYNRAENPLYVLENNIQIDSKYYLTTQLQNPIISIIAPIIGEKQANAMFVVKSIKISTGNQKGGLMGYIKKVQTCKGCKQPLKKGDGPLCHNCVGRSGELYVKALSEVHNLETMFARLWTQCQRCSGSLHNEVLCSNQSCDIFYMRVKAKKELQEKIEQLSKW from the coding sequence ATGACACAGGCTTTGAAGCGTACAGGTGAAATAGAAGGCGAGCATTTGGAAAAGAAGCTGAAAACGCAGTCTTTTGATCATTCGGCTGCCAGTCAGCCTGTATCCACTATTGAAATCATCCCTACTGATAGATACACCAAACGTATATCTCCAGGATATAAATCGTCTCATGTGCCAATAACGAAGGGGAAGGAGAATCCTACGGAATTTGAGCAGGAGCTGAGCTTTATGGAACATGACACAGCATCTTTGCAGGAGCGGAACCAGCAGTGTATGTGGTCACGTGAACTTCTGCCTGCTAACTTCTCAGCTAGTACGCATGATATAGTATTCCAGCAGCTGGAGGCAGAGCAAGCGACTTTATCAGATGATTCAAATGGAAGAGATGCTGCAATTGTGAGGTTTTTTGGTGTTACGGAGAACGGTAACTCTGTGTTGTGTAATGTCACAGGGTTTAAACATTATATGTATGTACCAGCACCAATAGGGTTTGATGTAAAAAGGGATACTATTGTGCTGAAGAACTTCCTGAATGAAAAGTTCAACGGAATTGTGTTTTCCATTGATGTAATGAATAAACAAAGTATCTGGGGTTACTCGGGTAGTAATCATTTGCCATACCTGAAGATTTCAGTGACGGATCCTGCCGGCATTAACAAGGTCAGGACTGCATTTGAGCAGGGACATGTGAATGCTAAGGATGCCTGGTATGAGGGAGGTACTACTACATACGATAACATTGCATATACCCTTAGGTTGATGATCGATTGTGGAATTGTAGGTATGTCATGGCTAACCCTACCTAAAGGAAAGTATAAGATGGTTGCAGAGCAGAATAAGGTATCTACATGTCAGCTAGAAGTATCTATTGATTACAAAGACTTAATTGCGCACCCTGCGGACATTAATTGGTCTCACAGTGCCCCATTACGTATTTTATCGTTTGATATTGAATGTGCGGGTAGGGTTGGCGTTTTTCCAGAGGCGCAGATTGATCCAGTGATTCAAATTGCGAACGTAGTCAGTATTGCAGGTTCTTCAAGACCATTTGTTCGTAATGTATTCACCGTCAATACCTGTTTGCCAATTACTGGTTCTCAAATATTTGAGCATGAAACTGAGGCAGAAATGTTGCAAGCTTGGCGCGACTTCGTTGTTGAAGTTGATCCGGATGTCATTATCGGTTATAACACGACTAATTTCGATATTCCATATCTAATTGATCGTGCAGCTGCATTAAATGTTCAGAACTTCCCCTATTTTAGTAGGTTACCAAATACAAAGCAGGTCGTAAAGGACACAGTCTTTTCTTCTAAGGCATATGGTACTAGAGAATCAAAATCTATAAACATCAATGGTCGCCTCCAGCTGGACTTGCTTCAATTTGTGCGTCGTGAGTACCAACTCAGATCGTACACATTAAACTCAGTTTCTGCTCACTTTCTGGGTGAACAAAAGGAAGATGTGCATTATTCAATAATTGCAACTTTATACAAAGGCGATAGTGAGACCAGGCGTAGACTGGCGGTATATTGTTTGAAGGATGCATATTTGCCACTGCGATTATTGGAAAAGTTAATGGCACTGGTTAATTATACCGAAATGTCGAGAGTGACTGGTGTACCTTTCTCATACCTAATTACTCGTGGTCAACAAATTAAAGTTATATCACAGTTATTCCGTAAGTGTTTCCAAATAGACACTATAATCCCAAATATGCATACAAATCCATCTGATGAGCAGTATCAGGGAGCTACCGTTATTGAACCTAAGAGAGGATACTATGATGTACCAATTGCAACGCTGGATTTCAACTCTTTGTATCCGTCAATTATGATGGCGCACAATTTATGTTACACTACTTTGTGTAATAAAAGTACTGTGGATCGTTTGGGTTTAAAGCTCGACGAAGATTACATTATCACACCGAATGGTGATTATTTTGTTACACCTAAACTTAAGCGTGGACTTTTACCTATCATTCTAGAAGAACTTATCAGTGCAAGGAAAAGGGCAAAGGCTGATCTGAAGAAAGAAACTGATAGCTTCAAAAAAGATGTTCTTAACGGTAGACAGTTAGCGCTTAAAATCTCTGCAAACTCTGTTTATGGTTTCACAGGTGCAACAGTTGGTAAGTTGCCATGTCTTGCCatatcttcttctgttACTTCCTTTGGTAGAGAAATGATTGAGATGACTAAAAAAGCTGTAGAAGAGAAATACTGTATAAAGAATGGGTTCAAGTATGATTCTGTTGTTGTTTATGGAGATACTGATTCCGTAATGGTAAAATTTGGTTCGAGTGATCTCAGCGAGGTTATGAAGTATGGTGCAGAAGCAGCTGCATATGTTTCGTCACTTTTTAAACATCCCATTAACCTAGAGTTCGAGAAGGCATACTTTCCTTATTTATTAATCAATAAGAAACGATATGCAGGATTATATTGGACAAGGCCAGACAAATATGATAAATTAGACCAAAAGGGATTAGCTTCTGTTCGTCGTGATTCATGTCCTCTTGTTTCCATTGTTATGAATAAAGTATTGAAAATGATTCTGATTGACAGAAATGTACCAGGAGCACTGGAATTCGTTGGCAACACCATTGATGAAATACTGCAAAATAAAGCTGATATATCAAAATTGATTATTTCAAAGACACTAGCTCCCAGTTACACTAACTCTCAACCACATGCCATTTTAGCTGAGAGAATGAAGAAAAGGGATGGTGTTGGACCAAATGTAGGTGATAGGGTAGATTACGTTGTAATTGGTGGTAACGATAAATTATACAACAGAGCTGAGAATCCTTTATATGTTTTAGAGAATAATATCCAGATAGACTCGAAATATTATTTGACTACTCAGTTACAGAACCCAATTATCAGTATAATTGCTCCAATTATAGGTGAAAAGCAGGCAAATGCAATGTTTGTCGTAAAATCTATTAAAATATCCACAGGAAACCAAAAGGGTGGTTTAATGGGCTACATTAAGAAGGTTCAAACATGTAAGGGTTGCAAACAACCACTTAAGAAAGGCGACGGTCCACTATGTCATAACTGTGTTGGTAGATCGGGTGAACTTTATGTGAAGGCGCTAAGCGAAGTTCATAATTTAGAAACAATGTTTGCTAGGTTATGGACTCAATGTCAAAGGTGTTCAGGCAGTTTGCATAATGAAGTTTTATGTTCTAACCAGAGCTGTGATATTTTCTATATGAGAGTTAAGGCAAAAAAGGAGCTCCAAGAGAAAATTGAACAACTAAGTAAATGGTAA
- the BUG1 gene encoding Bug1p (Syntenic homolog of Ashbya gossypii ADR284C; Syntenic homolog of Saccharomyces cerevisiae YDL099W (BUG1)) yields MSEEGRDLKIEAARKRVEELKLKKKKKGNKKKNDTAGAAEGEKEDSKASAGTSDVPSRASKEVDDSVDTEANDEGGSDAATKEDVKTDAKNTSETEGKEETTTKNDNAATVVNDEVNKELPKDEAKKDEVAESKEDKNDPEPGKSVVSDTAYNKKAQEDNTNENEEAKEEKLFGDSDTADFMSTIRESNDKAIVEQYKTQISDLQAQLKKMRFINMDQEATIEDLKDTLKEFTEKLNTANKELVSTKEELSAVRAELSSKESQQGSAPSQTMSTPASLVQFASFPQSTPDSGLQTVQPRPVERSVLEKWRNWNLDMSKWRSIGSGPVVEF; encoded by the coding sequence ATGTCGGAAGAAGGGCGTGATCTTAAGATTGAGGCAGCTAGGAAGCGTGTTGAGGAACTTAAActgaaaaagaagaaaaaggGTAACAAAAAGAAGAATGATACGGCCGGGGCTGCTGAGGGGGAGAAAGAAGATTCCAAGGCTTCTGCAGGTACATCAGATGTTCCATCAAGAGCTTCTAAGGAAGTAGATGATTCAGTTGATACTGAGGCGAATGATGAGGGAGGTTCAGACGCTGCGACGAAAGAAGATGTTAAAACTGATGCTAAAAATACGTCAGAGACAGAAGGGAAGGAGGAAACTACTACGAAGAACGATAACGCTGCCACTGTAGTCAATGATGAGGTAAATAAAGAACTCCCAAAAGATGAAGCTAAGAAGGATGAAGTTGCTGAATCAAAGGAAGATAAGAACGATCCCGAACCTGGCAAAAGTGTCGTGTCTGATACAGCTTACAATAAAAAGGCTCAGGAGGACAATACTAATGAGAATGAGGAAGCAAAGGAGGAGAAGTTGTTTGGAGATTCTGATACTGCTGACTTCATGTCTACCATACGGGAAAGCAATGATAAAGCCATTGTCGAGCAGTACAAAACCCAGATTTCCGACTTACAAGCTCaattaaaaaaaatgaGGTTCATTAATATGGATCAAGAAGCTACAATAGAAGACTTGAAAGATACCTTAAAAGAGTTCACAGAAAAGCTTAACACTGCCAACAAGGAATTGGTATCTACGAAAGAAGAACTATCGGCTGTACGCGCAGAACTCTCTTCAAAAGAATCCCAGCAGGGATCTGCGCCATCGCAAACCATGTCCACGCCGGCTTCATTGGTACAATTTGCCAGCTTTCCGCAATCAACGCCTGATTCTGGACTGCAGACTGTTCAACCGCGCCCTGTTGAAAGGTCTGTTTTGGAAAAATGGCGGAACTGGAATCTTGACATGTCTAAATGGAGATCCATCGGCTCAGGGCCAGTAGTAGAATTTTAA
- the GET3 gene encoding guanine nucleotide exchange factor GET3 (Syntenic homolog of Ashbya gossypii ADR285W; Syntenic homolog of Saccharomyces cerevisiae YDL100C (GET3)), which translates to MSAIAVEPNLKSLIYSKTYKWIFVGGKGGVGKTTSSCSIAIQMALAQPDKQFLLISTDPAHNLSDAFNEKFGKDARKVSGMNNLSCMEIDPSATMRDVNDMAISQEGDDSITELLQGGALADLTSSIPGIDEALSFMEVMKHIKRQEDGEGDKYDTFIFDTAPTGHTLRFLQLPSTLSKLLEKFGSLTQKLGPMLSSLSGAKQIDMVPKINELKVNVEKIKQQFTDPELTTFVCVCISEFLSLYETERLVQELISYDMDVNSIIVNQLLFAENDSEHNCKRCQSRWKMQKKYLEQIDELYEDFHIVKMPLCAGEIRGLENLTKFSKFLNDEYHPETDNAIIYQLEQSN; encoded by the coding sequence ATGTCTGCTATTGCTGTTGAGCCTAACTTAAAATCGTTAATTTACTCCAAAACTTATAAATGGATCTTTGTTGGTGGTAAGGGTGGCGTAGGTAAAACGACGTCTTCATGTTCTATTGCTATTCAAATGGCTTTAGCTCAGCCTGATAAACAGTTCCTATTGATTTCCACTGACCCAGCTCATAATTTAAGCGATGCATTTAATGAGAAATTTGGGAAGGATGCAAGGAAAGTTAGTGGTATGAATAACCTATCTTGTATGGAGATTGATCCATCTGCAACAATGAGGGATGTAAACGATATGGCTATTTCACAAGAAGGTGATGATAGTATTACCGAGTTATTGCAAGGAGGTGCTTTAGCAGATTTGACCAGCTCTATTCCTGGTATTGATGAAGCATTGTCTTTTATGGAGGTTATGAAACATATTAAAAGACAAGAAGATGGCGAAGGAGATAAATATGACACCTTTATCTTTGACACAGCACCTACTGGTCATACTTTGAGGTTTTTGCAGCTTCCTTCTACTTTATCTAAGTTACTAGAGAAGTTCGGTTCTTTAACGCAAAAGCTTGGTCCAATGTTGAGCTCATTATCAGGTGCCAAGCAGATCGATATGGTTCCAAAGATAAACGAGTTGAAAGTCAATGTTGAGAAGATTAAACAGCAATTCACGGATCCTGAGTTGACTACTTTTGTGTGTGTTTGTATTAGTGAATTTTTGTCGTTGTATGAAACAGAAAGATTAGTGCAAGAATTGATCTCATATGACATGGACGTCAATTCTATTATTGTTAACCAGCTATTGTTTGCTGAAAACGATAGCGAGCACAATTGTAAGAGATGTCAGTCACGGTGGAAAATGCAAAAGAAGTATCTAGAGCAAATTGATGAGTTATATGAAGACTTCCATATTGTCAAGATGCCTTTGTGTGCGGGGGAAATCCGAGGCTTGGAAAACTTGACTAAATTCTCCAAATTCTTGAACGATGAGTACCATCCGGAAACGGACAATGCTATCATCTACCAATTGGAGCAATCAAATTGA
- the ATG16 gene encoding Atg16p (Syntenic homolog of Ashbya gossypii AFL186W; Syntenic homolog of Saccharomyces cerevisiae YMR159C (ATG16)), producing the protein MPSKDKDVHELFLKLLCHRDTIEKNFSHLFTPALVIDINSTPVTKHDDHMKHLRRELRNKEIEVIKLQEIVQVGLRDKERLNDEIIGLNIENSLLQDKLDSLQCDYDKLIKRWLLKAQNEADAMNQVLQ; encoded by the coding sequence ATGCCAAGCAAGGATAAGGACGTTCATGAACTCTTTTTAAAACTCCTTTGCCATAGAGATACAATAGAGAAGAACTTCAGTCATCTATTCACCCCTGCATTAGTAATTGATATTAACTCCACTCCAGTCACTAAGCATGATGATCATATGAAGCATCTCCGTAGGGAATTGCGAAACAAGGAGATAGAAGTTATTAAATTGCAGGAGATTGTGCAGGTAGGGTTAAGAGATAAAGAGAGGTTGAATGATGAGATCATTGGATTAAACATTGAGAACAGTCTTTTACAGGATAAACTGGATTCTCTACAATGCGACTATGATAAGTTGATCAAGCGGTGGTTACTGAAGGCTCAGAACGAGGCCGATGCGATGAATCAAGTATTACAATAA